One Sphingobacteruim zhuxiongii DNA window includes the following coding sequences:
- a CDS encoding murein hydrolase activator EnvC family protein, protein MEFKKIVLSIFSIFLFVSVGYGQSSLELKKQRERLDREIAELQKILSAKTQEKLLSQREVSALSKQLDLREDKIGTINSELRIINNNISSNNKIVDKLKDELEKLRQDYEKMILFAFRNKNSYNKMMFIFASKDFNQAFKRVKYLQQFTDARKVKVSEIEGHKKQIELKLAQLQRDKQTQQSLLKEQQSERNVIAKDKAAHSQQLSQIVKEERGFKGQLTKKQQEKRRLDAAIKSAIAREVEAARKAEEARRRRLAEAEAKKTGTTVAEAEKKIEKKTGSSVLNNTPEATKLSAGFNSNRGRLPWPVSQGNIVRNYGNVTVERGVRDFYDYIRIRTGDNATVKSIFEGTVINVINIGSSAVIVQHGEYLSVYSNLKSVSVRKGQKISTGTAIGTTDSDPDAGYSYVDLSIFRGQTAMNPSSWIAR, encoded by the coding sequence ATGGAATTTAAAAAAATCGTATTAAGTATATTTTCAATATTTCTTTTTGTCAGTGTTGGGTATGGTCAAAGTAGCTTGGAGTTAAAAAAACAAAGAGAACGACTTGATAGGGAAATTGCTGAACTTCAGAAGATTTTAAGTGCCAAGACGCAGGAGAAGTTGCTTTCTCAACGTGAGGTGTCCGCATTGAGTAAACAGTTAGATTTACGTGAGGATAAAATTGGGACAATCAATAGTGAACTTCGAATTATCAATAATAATATTTCATCCAATAATAAAATCGTCGATAAGCTTAAAGACGAATTGGAGAAATTAAGACAGGATTACGAGAAGATGATTCTCTTTGCCTTTCGCAATAAGAATTCCTATAACAAAATGATGTTTATTTTTGCATCAAAGGATTTTAATCAGGCTTTCAAGCGCGTTAAATACTTGCAGCAATTTACAGATGCTCGAAAAGTCAAAGTATCCGAGATTGAAGGACATAAAAAGCAAATCGAACTTAAGCTCGCTCAACTTCAGCGTGATAAACAAACCCAACAATCCTTATTGAAAGAGCAGCAATCTGAGCGTAATGTCATTGCGAAAGATAAGGCCGCACACTCGCAACAATTAAGTCAGATTGTAAAAGAGGAGCGTGGCTTTAAAGGACAGTTAACGAAAAAGCAACAAGAAAAACGTCGCTTAGATGCCGCAATTAAATCAGCAATCGCTCGAGAAGTCGAAGCAGCACGTAAGGCAGAGGAAGCACGCCGTAGAAGGTTAGCAGAGGCTGAAGCGAAGAAGACGGGTACTACTGTGGCAGAGGCTGAGAAGAAGATTGAAAAGAAAACTGGTAGTTCAGTTTTAAATAATACACCAGAAGCGACTAAGTTGTCTGCTGGTTTTAACTCCAATAGAGGTCGTCTACCATGGCCAGTGTCTCAAGGAAATATTGTGCGTAACTATGGTAATGTTACTGTCGAGCGTGGCGTTCGCGATTTCTATGACTATATACGTATTCGTACAGGGGATAATGCTACCGTGAAATCAATTTTCGAAGGTACTGTGATTAATGTAATTAATATTGGTTCGTCAGCGGTTATCGTGCAGCATGGTGAATATCTATCGGTATATTCAAACTTAAAATCAGTATCTGTACGTAAAGGACAAAAGATTAGTACAGGAACTGCAATCGGAACGACGGATTCGGATCCAGATGCTGGGTATTCCTATGTGGATTTGAGCATTTTCCGCGGACAGACTGCGATGAATCCAAGTTCATGGATAGCAAGATAG
- a CDS encoding DUF4292 domain-containing protein, producing MRRNIWTSISLLVILTLVIASCSSKKQVAKKDNTLPRAETEAELLKNYELSNLNFHTFSGRAKANVQVGKETHNATVNVRMDRDRSIWISVTALLGIEAARVLITPDSVKIMNKIQGEYIAKPFSYIYNYTNKGISFRMLQDILVGNMTVDMLRTDQLQVATSTEDVQVIGIKDGLTFHYGVNNKNRPFAFNFIELGKSQKLETSYSEFADISGYNFPQRFTLNIEGAGSTVKADMLYNKTEFNTAIETPFSVPSRYKEIK from the coding sequence GTGAGAAGAAATATTTGGACTAGTATTAGTTTATTAGTCATTTTAACTTTAGTAATAGCTTCCTGTTCGAGTAAAAAGCAGGTTGCAAAAAAAGACAACACGCTTCCAAGGGCTGAAACTGAAGCGGAGTTGTTGAAGAATTACGAATTGAGTAATCTTAATTTTCATACTTTCAGTGGACGTGCGAAGGCAAACGTTCAGGTTGGTAAAGAGACGCATAATGCTACTGTTAACGTACGTATGGATCGAGATAGGTCTATATGGATATCTGTGACAGCCTTATTAGGTATTGAAGCTGCGCGTGTGTTAATAACTCCGGATAGCGTTAAAATCATGAATAAGATTCAGGGGGAATATATTGCTAAACCATTTTCTTATATCTATAATTACACGAATAAAGGAATTTCTTTCCGTATGCTACAGGATATTTTAGTCGGAAATATGACCGTGGATATGTTGCGCACAGATCAATTACAAGTGGCTACGAGTACAGAAGATGTTCAAGTGATCGGCATTAAAGATGGATTAACATTTCATTACGGTGTTAATAATAAAAATAGACCATTTGCCTTTAATTTTATTGAGTTAGGGAAAAGTCAAAAGCTTGAAACTAGTTATAGCGAGTTTGCTGACATTAGCGGATATAATTTTCCTCAACGTTTCACGTTAAACATTGAAGGCGCAGGATCTACAGTCAAAGCAGATATGTTATACAATAAGACTGAGTTCAATACGGCAATTGAAACGCCGTTTAGTGTGCCTTCAAGATATAAGGAAATCAAATAA
- a CDS encoding tetratricopeptide repeat protein has translation MRRTFKCRVWFAGLFLLIGQSVFGQQELKQEPGYKESLAAIETQLKRGDVGNALNSIEETLAKYPQGSEVFYAKSLLFAQARNFEVAIPAAQRAVEIDPSNLVYGNHLMELYKSEGDFDAAVGLIDQVISKHSDRGQLYREKIMLLHAAKKSEEALKVYDITKGKFGESDTLDVLKAEILMDLKQPSEAKKVLQVWDKKNSPIRQVYSTLSYIYLDEKNPKEAISVLDRGIVNSKDDLLYLDLADAYNVADKDKLAFDYVKKAFESNTVNFLDKHRVMMTILNGKSKLTLDQKQELANLLVLKHPRIPDTHMFKGDILWQKGELAQAKSLFLTTVGMNPRHIDAWSKLINIDLNLNELDEAIQHGNEALSHNPGSPVLTYFVGMAHFIKKDNEQARQYLERALDQSANENGFVQSMIYAGLGDLYHEIKMESASDVAYEEAVTRDSTNVTAMNNYAYYLSVRKENLDKAAEYAARANELEPNSGTFQDTYAWVLFQKGQYKEALNWIERAVKNSEPSAVLFEHYGDILMKSGKSKEAIKQWEKAQTLNDVNSAVDKDKLKRKISEKKYLD, from the coding sequence ATGAGAAGAACGTTTAAATGTAGGGTTTGGTTTGCAGGTTTGTTTTTATTGATAGGGCAGTCCGTTTTTGGGCAACAAGAATTAAAACAGGAACCAGGATATAAAGAAAGTCTCGCAGCTATAGAAACGCAATTGAAACGTGGTGATGTCGGGAATGCACTGAATAGTATTGAAGAAACCCTTGCAAAGTATCCGCAGGGTTCGGAGGTCTTCTACGCAAAATCTTTATTATTCGCTCAAGCAAGAAATTTCGAAGTGGCGATTCCGGCAGCACAACGTGCTGTAGAGATTGATCCTTCTAATTTGGTGTATGGAAACCATCTTATGGAACTCTATAAATCGGAGGGGGATTTTGATGCCGCTGTAGGACTAATTGATCAAGTTATTAGCAAACACAGTGATCGAGGTCAACTGTATAGAGAGAAGATTATGTTGCTGCATGCTGCCAAGAAGTCAGAGGAAGCATTAAAGGTATATGATATCACAAAGGGCAAATTTGGTGAGTCTGATACACTGGATGTTTTAAAGGCGGAAATTCTAATGGACTTAAAGCAGCCTTCAGAAGCGAAGAAAGTGCTTCAGGTTTGGGATAAAAAGAATTCACCAATTCGTCAAGTGTATAGTACGTTAAGCTATATATATTTGGATGAGAAGAATCCAAAGGAAGCGATTTCGGTTTTAGATAGAGGAATAGTTAATAGCAAAGATGATTTGTTATATCTTGATTTAGCAGATGCATATAATGTTGCTGATAAGGATAAGCTGGCTTTTGATTATGTGAAGAAGGCTTTTGAGTCGAATACCGTTAACTTTCTAGATAAGCATCGCGTGATGATGACTATTTTGAATGGAAAGTCTAAGTTAACGCTTGATCAAAAACAAGAATTAGCGAATCTGTTAGTCTTGAAACATCCACGTATTCCTGATACACATATGTTTAAGGGAGATATCTTGTGGCAAAAGGGTGAACTCGCGCAGGCGAAGTCGCTATTCTTAACTACTGTTGGGATGAATCCTAGACATATTGATGCTTGGAGTAAACTGATCAACATCGATTTAAATTTAAACGAACTTGATGAAGCTATTCAACATGGAAATGAAGCGCTATCGCACAACCCGGGAAGCCCTGTGCTTACCTATTTTGTTGGGATGGCTCATTTTATTAAGAAAGATAACGAACAGGCGCGTCAATATTTAGAACGAGCATTAGATCAAAGCGCCAATGAGAACGGATTTGTTCAATCCATGATCTATGCAGGCTTAGGAGATTTGTATCATGAAATCAAAATGGAGTCGGCTTCTGATGTTGCTTATGAGGAGGCTGTAACAAGAGACAGTACGAATGTAACGGCGATGAACAATTATGCTTACTATTTGTCTGTTAGAAAAGAGAATTTAGATAAAGCGGCTGAATACGCTGCGCGAGCAAATGAATTGGAACCTAATTCTGGTACTTTTCAAGATACATATGCATGGGTTCTATTTCAAAAAGGACAATACAAAGAGGCGCTTAATTGGATTGAGCGCGCAGTGAAAAATTCAGAACCTTCTGCGGTATTGTTTGAGCATTACGGCGATATTTTAATGAAGAGTGGCAAGAGCAAAGAGGCGATTAAGCAGTGGGAGAAGGCACAAACTTTGAACGATGTAAATAGCGCTGTAGACAAAGATAAATTAAAACGAAAAATCAGTGAGAAGAAATATTTGGACTAG
- the rplM gene encoding 50S ribosomal protein L13 codes for MNTLSYKTVSANKNTVNKEWIVVDAEGEILGRLASEIAKVIRGKHKPTFTPHVDCGDNVIVINADKIKLTGNKLGDKVYVRYTGYPGGQRFVSPKELLAKHPERIIEKAVRGMLPKNRLGRQLFKNLFVYAGSEHKHEAQNPKPVKF; via the coding sequence GTGAATACGTTAAGTTACAAAACTGTCTCTGCTAACAAGAACACCGTTAACAAAGAATGGATCGTTGTTGACGCTGAAGGCGAGATTTTGGGGCGCTTGGCAAGCGAGATCGCGAAAGTGATCCGTGGAAAACACAAGCCAACATTTACCCCACACGTAGACTGCGGTGACAATGTTATTGTTATCAATGCAGACAAAATCAAATTGACAGGAAACAAATTAGGCGACAAAGTATATGTTCGCTACACAGGCTACCCAGGTGGTCAACGTTTTGTTTCTCCGAAAGAGTTATTAGCGAAACACCCAGAGCGCATCATTGAGAAAGCGGTACGTGGTATGTTACCTAAAAACCGTTTAGGTCGTCAATTATTTAAAAACCTTTTTGTTTATGCAGGATCTGAGCACAAACATGAGGCACAAAATCCAAAACCAGTTAAATTCTAA
- the rpsI gene encoding 30S ribosomal protein S9, with amino-acid sequence MSTTNTSGRRKTAVARIYLTAGNGNIIVNGKDYKVYFPTLPLQYVATQSLLVAESLANFDIKVNVQGGGVKGQAEAVRLAIAKALVELNPEVKPALRAKGLVTRDDRMVERKKPGRRKARRRFQFSKR; translated from the coding sequence ATGTCAACAACTAACACTTCAGGAAGAAGAAAAACCGCTGTTGCCCGCATCTACTTAACTGCTGGTAATGGAAATATCATTGTTAATGGAAAAGACTACAAAGTCTATTTTCCAACTTTGCCTTTGCAATACGTTGCTACTCAATCTTTATTGGTAGCAGAGTCCCTAGCAAATTTTGACATCAAAGTAAACGTTCAAGGAGGTGGTGTTAAAGGTCAAGCTGAAGCAGTACGTTTAGCAATCGCTAAAGCTTTAGTAGAGCTTAACCCAGAAGTAAAACCTGCATTGCGCGCGAAAGGTTTAGTTACACGTGATGACCGTATGGTTGAGCGTAAGAAACCAGGACGTCGTAAAGCTCGTAGAAGATTCCAATTCAGTAAACGTTAA
- the rpsB gene encoding 30S ribosomal protein S2 yields the protein MARTTYQELLDAGVHFGHLTRKWDPKMAKYIFMERNGIHIIDLNKTLTKLEEAASAIKQIVKSGRKVLFVATKKQAKEIIAEQAKAVNMPFVTERWLGGMLTNFATVRKSIKKMSNIDKMQKDGTYDVLSKKEKLMIQRERIKLESLLGGIADLNRLPAALFIIDVKKEHIAVAEALKLNIPTFAMVDTNSDPTNIDFPIPANDDATKSISLIAGVIGKAIQEGLEERKRDKEEDAEKEAAAAKAAVDNGEATEATPGKRTRKAKDVE from the coding sequence ATGGCAAGAACAACATATCAAGAATTATTGGATGCAGGTGTTCACTTTGGTCACCTTACTCGTAAGTGGGATCCGAAAATGGCTAAGTACATTTTCATGGAACGCAACGGTATCCACATCATCGATTTGAACAAAACCCTAACTAAGTTAGAGGAAGCTGCTTCAGCTATCAAACAAATCGTAAAATCTGGTCGCAAAGTATTATTCGTTGCAACGAAGAAACAAGCTAAAGAAATTATCGCTGAACAAGCGAAGGCTGTTAATATGCCTTTCGTTACAGAGCGTTGGTTAGGTGGTATGCTAACTAACTTCGCAACTGTGCGTAAGTCTATTAAGAAAATGTCGAACATCGATAAAATGCAAAAAGATGGTACTTATGATGTATTATCTAAGAAAGAAAAATTGATGATTCAACGCGAACGTATTAAGTTAGAAAGCCTTTTAGGCGGTATTGCTGACTTAAACCGTTTACCAGCTGCTTTGTTTATCATCGATGTTAAGAAAGAGCACATTGCTGTAGCGGAAGCTTTAAAACTAAACATCCCTACGTTTGCAATGGTAGATACAAACTCTGACCCTACAAACATCGACTTCCCTATTCCTGCGAATGATGATGCTACTAAATCTATCAGCTTAATCGCTGGTGTGATTGGTAAAGCAATCCAAGAAGGATTAGAAGAACGCAAGCGCGATAAAGAAGAGGACGCGGAAAAAGAAGCTGCTGCTGCTAAAGCTGCAGTAGACAATGGTGAAGCTACTGAAGCGACTCCAGGAAAACGCACTCGTAAAGCAAAAGACGTAGAATAA
- the tsf gene encoding translation elongation factor Ts: MSVQISASDVNKLRQQTGAGMMDCKKALIEANGDFEAAVDYLRKKGAKVAASRQDRDSNEGVIIAKAAADGKSGIVVEVNCETDFVAKNADFIAFAESVAEVALANNPASLEDLKALEIGGVKIADLLIDQTGKIGEKIEVSKYESVSAEKVVAYIHGNYRLGVLVGLSADADGVEDAGKDVAMQIAAMNPVAIDKDGVDSKTIERELEIAKDQIRAEGKPEEMVEKIAAGKLNKFYKDSTLLNQEFVKDSSKNIAQFLDSVSKGLTVTVFKRIQLGA; the protein is encoded by the coding sequence ATGTCAGTACAAATTTCTGCATCAGATGTAAACAAACTGCGTCAACAAACTGGCGCTGGTATGATGGACTGTAAAAAAGCTTTAATCGAAGCGAATGGTGACTTCGAAGCTGCTGTAGATTACCTACGTAAAAAAGGTGCTAAAGTTGCTGCTAGTCGTCAAGACCGCGATTCGAATGAAGGTGTTATCATTGCTAAAGCTGCTGCTGATGGTAAATCAGGTATCGTAGTAGAAGTAAACTGTGAAACTGACTTCGTAGCGAAAAACGCTGACTTTATCGCGTTCGCTGAATCAGTAGCTGAGGTTGCATTAGCAAATAATCCAGCTTCATTAGAAGATTTAAAAGCATTGGAAATCGGTGGTGTTAAAATCGCTGACTTATTGATCGATCAAACTGGTAAAATCGGTGAGAAAATCGAAGTTTCTAAATACGAAAGCGTAAGCGCTGAGAAAGTTGTTGCTTATATCCACGGTAACTACCGTTTAGGTGTATTAGTAGGTCTTTCTGCTGACGCTGACGGTGTTGAAGATGCAGGTAAAGATGTTGCTATGCAAATTGCAGCAATGAACCCTGTTGCTATCGATAAAGATGGTGTTGATTCAAAAACTATCGAGCGTGAATTAGAAATCGCTAAAGATCAAATCCGTGCAGAAGGTAAACCAGAAGAAATGGTTGAGAAAATCGCTGCAGGTAAATTAAACAAATTCTACAAAGACTCTACTTTATTGAACCAAGAGTTCGTTAAAGATTCGTCTAAAAATATCGCTCAATTCTTAGACTCAGTTTCTAAAGGATTAACAGTTACAGTTTTCAAACGTATCCAATTAGGTGCATAA
- a CDS encoding AI-2E family transporter, producing MQSKQINNNSINQIMLIIIIILIGILIFTNLYYYLPGFLGAVTLYILYRSSYNKLTEQRRWNKSATSLLFILISIVFIVLPVWAMVDYLAPQISSLLGNTDKIVQQFNLLKEYMSDKPLLKDIDMSNDSLLNSLQSLTKYLPNILNSVAEVAVNILVTFFVLFFMQVHSKKMESYIIQAIPFSLKSKNEIWTEVNLMVRSNAIGIPILGLCQGIVAMLGYYIFGVENFILMGILTGVSSIVPVLGTMTIYIPLALITLASGDTANGIGIFLYGLLLIGSIDNILRFTILKTLGDVPPLITVFGVLLGLKLFGMLGLIFGPLILSSVGVLIKVYTNEYGKSKPLDLDI from the coding sequence ATGCAATCCAAACAAATCAACAACAATTCCATCAATCAAATTATGCTAATCATCATTATTATTTTGATTGGCATCTTAATATTTACCAACTTATACTATTACCTACCTGGCTTCTTAGGTGCCGTTACATTATATATACTCTATCGTAGTTCTTACAATAAATTAACTGAGCAAAGGCGATGGAACAAAAGCGCAACGTCCCTCCTATTTATCCTCATATCGATTGTATTTATTGTGCTACCTGTCTGGGCAATGGTAGACTATTTGGCACCACAAATCAGCTCTTTATTAGGAAATACCGACAAGATCGTTCAGCAATTTAATTTGCTGAAGGAATATATGAGTGATAAACCTTTATTGAAGGACATCGACATGTCCAACGACTCCTTACTCAACTCATTACAAAGTTTAACGAAATACCTACCCAATATTTTGAATTCCGTTGCAGAAGTCGCAGTTAATATCCTTGTGACATTCTTTGTCCTATTCTTTATGCAGGTCCACAGTAAAAAAATGGAATCCTACATTATCCAAGCTATTCCATTTTCTTTAAAAAGTAAAAATGAAATCTGGACTGAAGTTAATCTAATGGTTCGCTCGAACGCAATCGGTATTCCAATCTTAGGCCTTTGTCAAGGTATTGTTGCCATGTTAGGCTATTACATCTTTGGCGTCGAGAACTTCATCTTAATGGGTATTTTAACTGGCGTATCCTCCATTGTACCCGTACTTGGAACAATGACGATATACATTCCCCTTGCGCTGATTACACTTGCCTCCGGCGACACAGCAAACGGAATTGGTATTTTTCTATACGGTCTACTATTAATCGGTAGTATCGATAATATTCTTCGCTTTACAATCTTGAAAACTTTAGGAGATGTTCCACCATTGATCACCGTATTTGGTGTACTACTCGGACTCAAGCTATTCGGTATGCTTGGATTGATCTTTGGCCCGCTTATCTTATCATCAGTTGGCGTACTGATAAAAGTCTATACAAATGAATATGGGAAGAGTAAGCCTTTGGATTTAGATATATAA
- a CDS encoding SDR family NAD(P)-dependent oxidoreductase, producing MKQLENKVAIVTGGASGIGKAIVHLFIQEGAKVVVADLNEKLGDELIDSLGDSNIIFVKADASSAEDNKKIVEVAIENFGALHIAVNNAGIGGDSATVGELSIESWKKVIDINLNGVFYGMHYQLPEIEKVGGSIINMASILGQVGFANSSAYVAAKHGVVGLTKTAGWEYATKGVRINAIGPGFIATPLVDNALDENALKYLETQHAFQRLGRPEEVAELALWLASDKSSFVTASYYPVDGGYLAK from the coding sequence ATGAAACAATTAGAAAATAAAGTTGCCATTGTAACTGGGGGAGCCTCAGGTATTGGCAAGGCCATTGTGCATCTTTTCATACAGGAAGGCGCCAAAGTTGTTGTAGCAGATTTGAATGAAAAATTAGGTGATGAACTAATAGATAGCTTAGGCGATAGCAATATCATCTTTGTAAAAGCAGACGCATCTTCTGCTGAGGACAACAAGAAAATTGTCGAAGTTGCCATTGAAAACTTCGGTGCATTACACATCGCAGTCAATAATGCTGGAATCGGAGGCGACTCTGCAACGGTCGGCGAATTAAGCATTGAATCTTGGAAAAAGGTTATCGACATTAATCTAAATGGTGTATTCTATGGCATGCACTACCAGCTTCCCGAGATTGAAAAGGTAGGTGGAAGTATCATCAATATGGCTTCAATATTAGGCCAAGTTGGATTTGCTAATTCATCCGCGTATGTCGCAGCGAAACATGGCGTCGTAGGATTAACGAAAACTGCCGGTTGGGAATATGCTACAAAAGGCGTTCGAATAAATGCTATCGGTCCTGGATTTATAGCAACACCTTTGGTGGATAATGCATTGGATGAAAATGCACTAAAATACTTAGAAACACAACATGCCTTCCAACGCTTAGGCAGACCGGAAGAGGTCGCAGAGTTAGCACTTTGGCTAGCTTCCGACAAATCATCATTTGTTACCGCATCCTATTACCCAGTAGATGGCGGATATTTAGCAAAGTAA